In Lacinutrix sp. Bg11-31, the DNA window TCGTAACTTTATCTAAATCTAAATAGACCTTATCAAAAGCACTAATGTTAATATTAGAAATAAATAAGGGTTTTGTATTCGTTTTTTGCTCTTGAGCAAAACCTAAAACGCTTATTAAGATAATGATTACAAATAAGAGGTTTTTCATAATTATTTATTTAAAAAACTACTCCTTATACTTTTTGCTATAACGTTTGTACAATTCCGTTTGGTGAGATTCTAAACTAATATCACGACCTTGAATGTACGCTTTTTCTAATTTATTTGTACGCATGTCTAAAGCATCGCCTTCACTTATAAAAAGAGTTGCATCTTTTCCAACTTCTAGCGAACCAACTTTAGCATCTACTCCTAAAATTTTGGCAGTGTTTAAAGTAATTAAACTTAAGGCTTGTTCTTTGTCTAAACCATAAGCAGCACAAGTTCCAGCTAAAAACGGAAGGTTTCTTGCATTCATACGCTCCATATCTCCTGCGTTTTCTAAACCAACTAAAACACCAGATTTTACTAGTTGGTTAGCTAGTTTAAATGGTAAATCGTAATCATCATCATCGTTTTTAGGTTTGCTGTGTACACGTTGTAATAAAACAGGAATATTGTTTTGTTTTAATAAGTGACTTACCTTAATAGCTTCGTAACCTCCAACAATTACAATATGGTTAATGTTATTTGCTTTTGTAAAATTAATAGCATCTGTAATACCTCTTTCACCATCAACGTGAATATATAGTTTTTTAGAACCATCAATTACTCCTTGTAAAGCTTCGAAAGGTAAATGTTTTGGAGATTTACTACTTGCTTGGTATGCTTTGCTTTCTGCAAAATAAGATGTTAATTCTTCAACTTGCTTTTTGTAACCTTTATTTTCTTTTAACATAGAAGGTTCTCCTTTCCACCAACGACCACGAGAGAATGGACTTGGCCAATTCATGTGAATACCGTCATCTGCCTTAATAGCTGCATCTTCCCAATTCCAAGCATCAAATTGTACTACAGATGAGGTTCCAGAAATACGTCCACCACGAGGTGTTATTTGTCCCATTAAAACACCATTAGGTCTCATAGACTCTACTACTTTAGATTCAGTATTATAAGCAATTAAACTTCTTATGTGTGGATTCATTGCACCAACTTCATCAACATCGTTACTTGCACGAACAGCATCAACTTCTACTAAGCCTAAAGTAGAATTTGGAGCTATAAAACCAGGGTAAATATGCTTGCCTTTGGCAAGAATTGTTTCTCCTTGACGTGCAATTTTCATCATGGCACTACCAACAAAAGTAATTTTACCATTGTTAAACATAATAAGCGAGTTCTCGATAACTTCTCCATTTCCTATATGTGCAGTTGCGCCTTCAATAGAAATAGCATTTGTTTGTTTAGAAGCTGGTGTTTGTTGAGCAATTGCAATTGCCGAAAGCAATAAGGCAAAAGCTAATATGTTATATTTTAATTTTTTCATTCTAATTATATTTTTTTATTTCCGCGGAAGCGAAAACCTTTTTTATTAATTTAAAAGTAAACCATTTGAGTAAGCCACTAGAGCAAGATATCAGACTAAACCATTTGAGTAAGCCATCCGAGTAAAACTGCCTACTGAACACTGTCTACTAATTTTAAAATTCTGAGTCACAATGAAAATGAGCTTTCTCTTTCTTTACAATAGGCTTTGTTTTTAAACCTTTGTTTTTAGCTTGAAGCATTAACGATGTTAATTCGTTTTTCTCTTTTTTTATAGATGCTCGTAATTGTTTATCACGATCGATATCAAAATAAGTAACACCTTCTATAATCGTTTTTTCTGCTTTAGCGTAAATAGACATTGGATGGTCGCTCCATAAAACAACATCTGCATCTTTTCCAACTTTAATACTGCCAACACGATCGTCGATATGTAATAGCTTAGCAGGATTTAGCGTCACAAATTTCCAGGCATCTTCTTCGCTTATATCTCCATATTTAACAGATTTTGCAGCTTCTTGGTTTAAACGTCTTGACATTTCGCCATCATCACTATTTATTGCAACAGTAACTCCTGCATTATGCATAATTGCTGCATTTGTTGGTATGGCATCGTTAACCTCATATTTGTAAGCCCACCAGTCGCTAAAGGTAGAACCACCAACACCATGTGCTTTCATTTTGTCTGCGACTTTGTAACCTTCTAAAATGTGTGTAAACGTATTAATGTTAAAGTTAAATTTATCTGCAACCTTCATTAACATATTAATTTCACTTTGTATGTAAGAGTGGCAGCTAACAAAACGTTCTTTGTTTAAAATTTCGGCAATTACTTCCATCTCAACATCTTTTCGGTAAGGTTGTCCGCTTTTCTTTTTTGCATCGTATTCTTTAGCACGCTGAAAATAATCGGTATAAACCTGTTCAACACCCATTCTTGTTTGTGGAAAACGAACTTTATTATCACTTCCCCAATTACTCTGTTTTACGTTTTCGCCTAAAGCAAATTTTATAAATTTAGGCGAATTTTTATATATTAGGTTATTAGCTGTTTCTCCCCATTTAAGTTTTATAATAGCAGAGCGTCCACCAATTGGGTTTGCAGATCCATGTAGCACTTGTGCAGAGGTAACACCACCAGAAAGGTTGTAATAGATATTTATATCTTCTGGGTTAATAACATCTTCTTGAGTTACTTCTGCTGTAGAATTATGTCCAGCTTCGTTAACCGACGATGTAGCAATATGCGTATGCTCGTCTATAATTCCAGAGGTTAAGTGTTTTCCTTCTCCATTTATAATTTGTGCATGCGATGCGTTGAGGTTTTGTCCTATTTTAGAAATTTTGCCGTCTTTAATTAATACATCTGTGTTTTCTAAAATGCCTTCTTTTTCATTAGTCCAAACTGTTACATTTTTAAATAAAAGTGTTTCTTGTTTTGGCAAAGCTTCAAAACCATAAGCCATGTTAGGGTAAGTTACAGGAAAGCGCTTTCCAGCTTTAGCAACAGTGTCCTTTTTGTCATCATCATCTTCTTTATTCTCATCTTCGTCTTTTTTATTATCAGATGTTTTAGAATCTGTTTTCTTTTTGGCATAGAAAGTTGTTTCATTTCCGTTAGGAAAAACAGCTTTTCCGTTAAAGGCAGAGGAGTTTTCTATGTTAGCAACCAAACGAATAAATTCTTGTTTAGTAGTATCTACTGTCGAAAATGTAAGATGCATCCAATCGTCACTAAAACTAATTTTAGAACCTAACTTTTTATCGTTGGCTTTAATTTCGGACTTTAGTTTTTCAATTTTTCCTTTAATAGTTAATTTGTAATCTGTGTTTCCTAAATTAAAAGTGTAATCTCCACGAATATCTGTAATATCCATTGGTTTTAATTCATTTTTAATACCAGTAACCCAGTTTTGGTAAATGGTAGTTTCCTTTTCGAATACATCTCCAGAGGTTACTAGGAAGTTAGCATAAGCTCCTGTTTTTAAGCTTCCTATTTCATTGCTCTTTCCAAGAATTTGAGCAGGAATAGTTGTTAATGCTGCTAATGCTTTTTCTTTAGATAATCCAGCTTCAATAGCTTTTAAAAGA includes these proteins:
- a CDS encoding amidohydrolase family protein, which produces MKKLKYNILAFALLLSAIAIAQQTPASKQTNAISIEGATAHIGNGEVIENSLIMFNNGKITFVGSAMMKIARQGETILAKGKHIYPGFIAPNSTLGLVEVDAVRASNDVDEVGAMNPHIRSLIAYNTESKVVESMRPNGVLMGQITPRGGRISGTSSVVQFDAWNWEDAAIKADDGIHMNWPSPFSRGRWWKGEPSMLKENKGYKKQVEELTSYFAESKAYQASSKSPKHLPFEALQGVIDGSKKLYIHVDGERGITDAINFTKANNINHIVIVGGYEAIKVSHLLKQNNIPVLLQRVHSKPKNDDDDYDLPFKLANQLVKSGVLVGLENAGDMERMNARNLPFLAGTCAAYGLDKEQALSLITLNTAKILGVDAKVGSLEVGKDATLFISEGDALDMRTNKLEKAYIQGRDISLESHQTELYKRYSKKYKE
- a CDS encoding amidohydrolase family protein, encoding MIKKSLVFAFLICNLCLFAQENIPKNDGVKTISSNYTAVTNAKIYVSPTQVIENGTIVIKDGKIVSIGSNVSIPKNAVITDLSGKSIYPSFIDIYSTFGVEKPKRPEDHSRRPQYDAGREGYYWNDHIRADQNAIDKFKYDDKEAKKLMEAGFGVVNTHINDGIVRGTGTLIALNSEGSDANRILKEHSGQYLGTSKSATSRQAYPTSIMGAFALLRQVNMDAKWYATGAAKETDRTLEAFNRNKNQVQIIEAGSKMNALRLDNIGDQFNTQYVFVGGGDEYEYIKDIKATNGTFILPLNFPDAFDMENQFLANSVDLADLREWNQKPYNPKILADNNVNFALSTYKLKEAKEFMPNLLKAIEAGLSKEKALAALTTIPAQILGKSNEIGSLKTGAYANFLVTSGDVFEKETTIYQNWVTGIKNELKPMDITDIRGDYTFNLGNTDYKLTIKGKIEKLKSEIKANDKKLGSKISFSDDWMHLTFSTVDTTKQEFIRLVANIENSSAFNGKAVFPNGNETTFYAKKKTDSKTSDNKKDEDENKEDDDDKKDTVAKAGKRFPVTYPNMAYGFEALPKQETLLFKNVTVWTNEKEGILENTDVLIKDGKISKIGQNLNASHAQIINGEGKHLTSGIIDEHTHIATSSVNEAGHNSTAEVTQEDVINPEDINIYYNLSGGVTSAQVLHGSANPIGGRSAIIKLKWGETANNLIYKNSPKFIKFALGENVKQSNWGSDNKVRFPQTRMGVEQVYTDYFQRAKEYDAKKKSGQPYRKDVEMEVIAEILNKERFVSCHSYIQSEINMLMKVADKFNFNINTFTHILEGYKVADKMKAHGVGGSTFSDWWAYKYEVNDAIPTNAAIMHNAGVTVAINSDDGEMSRRLNQEAAKSVKYGDISEEDAWKFVTLNPAKLLHIDDRVGSIKVGKDADVVLWSDHPMSIYAKAEKTIIEGVTYFDIDRDKQLRASIKKEKNELTSLMLQAKNKGLKTKPIVKKEKAHFHCDSEF